The following are encoded in a window of Helicoverpa armigera isolate CAAS_96S chromosome 24, ASM3070526v1, whole genome shotgun sequence genomic DNA:
- the LOC135118592 gene encoding uncharacterized protein LOC135118592: MSNFCDSIGNRTKPSREARILSSASCGIDNSPIAHVYDGITRIETYPWLGILYYPHGSKRYTVAVVLVTRQIALGAATEIDELPKDDFRARARVVIGRNCSGESIGVRDYSFHPDFRRGSYSTLAMIQLETDHLRMPLRPICPPPTHFEDQTFFAMILSEDCAQSTVRIHKMKYVSPEDCKIYYRRSGLDLDTMWPMHTACARSVTGGHCVWRSGAILVVKIDRRWRLLGFGIYGPGCQAPARFLDYSMYHDWVRRSVDLIGRPAVTKVAPNHLVLRRTTSNLQRFGECDREEMKYEIFTDNIDLQNNGKLVYNLTILSGFEYSCIIFKASSGDDPAGAVPIVKLRRWCTGSAGLCMGGFQYLEIDFFVEIKFFTSVDLRVDNNDNDDDGDDDDDDDDDDDDDDDDETRRHTTKPTPKTKPPTPKTKPPTPKTKPPPPNFDDENVVL, translated from the exons ATGTCTAACTTTTGTGACAGTATAGGCAacagaactaagccttcccgcgaggctagaa tACTTTCTTCTGCAAGTTGTGGCATTGACAACTCTCCAATAGCGCATGTGTATGATGGAATCACTCGCATTGAGACCTACCCTTGGCTCGGAATCCTATACTACCCGCATG GTTCTAAGCGTTACACAGTAGCCGTGGTGCTCGTGACAAGACAGATAGCACTCGGAGCTGCTACTGAAATAGACGAGTTGCCTAAAGATGACTTCAG GGCCCGAGCTCGCGTGGTCATTGGCCGAAACTGCAGCGGGGAGTCGATCGGTGTCCGGGACTACTCCTTCCACCCTGACTTCCGGAGAGGCTCCTACAGCACCCTAGCCATGATACAATTAGAAACTGATCATTTGAGAATGC CATTGCGTCCCATCTGCCCACCACCGACACACTTCGAGGATCAAACATTTTTTGCAATGATATTATCTGAAG ACTGCGCTCAATCCACTGTTCGgattcataaaatgaaatatgtatctcCCGAAGATTGCAAGATTTATTACAGGAGATCAGGG CTGGACTTAGATACAATGTGGCCGATGCATACGGCCTGCGCTAGAAGTGTTACGGGAGGACATTGCGTGTGGCGGAGCGGAGCCATCCTAGTGGTCAAGATTGATCGCCGCTGGAGACTG TTGGGTTTCGGTATTTACGGACCGGGATGCCAAGCACCGGCCAGGTTCTTGGATTACAGTATGTATCACGACTGGGTGCGACGAAGTGTAGACTTGATTGGCAGGCCAGCCGTTACTAAGGTCGCCCCAAACCACCTCGTATTAAGAAGAA CCACATCTAACTTACAGCGTTTCGGCGAGTGCGATAGGGAagaaatgaaatatgaaattttcACTGACAACATTGACTTGCAGAATAACGGCAAACTAGTATACAAC CTAACCATACTGTCAGGCTTTGAATACTCGTGTATAATCTTCAAAGCTTCAAGCGGTGACGACCCGGCAGGTGCTGTACCTATTGTGAAACTTCGGAGGTGGTGCACCGGATCAGCCGGACTCTGCATGGGTGGCTTCCAATACCTGGAGATCGACTTCTTCGTGGAAATAAAATTCTTCACAAGTGTAGACTTGCGCGTTG ACAACAACGACAACGATGACGACGGCGACGATGACGACgatgacgacgacgacgacgacgacgacgacgacgacgagaCCCGACGCCATACGACGAAACCGACGCCCAAGACGAAACCGCCGACGCCCAAGACGAAACCGCCGACGCCCAAGACGAAACCGCCGCCGCCAAATTTTGACGACGAAAATGTAGTCTTATAA
- the LOC135118630 gene encoding uncharacterized protein LOC135118630, with product MPRRCELGCSHNPGVTQHQFPHPEKNPELFKAWVNIVGGKLETADDIKFYRKRVICDIHFADKFKNRNNRLNNIAVPTLHLQGAPSQDAHMPPATPHIPTELPMPEHNIWNLPSTSKQIVTGAPSQDAHMPPATPHIPTELPMPEHNIWDLPSTSKQIITAAPPNACVIAAEHNYCSKHGIQQRRKLKGDKSKCQCSLYHKISKKNVYT from the exons atgccgaggcggtgcgaattgggatgttcacacaacccgg gtgtgacacaacatcaatttccacacccagaaaagaatcctgagttattcaaagcctgggttaatatagttggtggaaaactggagactgcagatgatatcaaattttacagaaagcgagtcatctgtgacatacattttgcagacaagtttaagaatcgcaacaaccgtttaaataacatagctgttcctactctccatcttcagg gtgctccatcacaagatgctcatatgcctcctgcaactccacatataccaactgaacttcctatgcctgaacataatatatggaatctgccttctacatcaaagcaaatagtcactg gtgctccatcacaagatgctcatatgcctcctgcaactccacatataccaactgaacttcctatgcctgaacataatatatgggatctgccttctacatcaaagcaaataatcactg ctgcacctcccaatgcgtgtgttatagcagcagaacataattattgcagtaaacatggtatacaacaaagacggaaacttaaaggagacaaaagtaagtgccaatgtagtttataccataagatatccaaaaaaaatgtttatacatag